Proteins from one Thermoplasmata archaeon genomic window:
- a CDS encoding UbiD family decarboxylase produces MYKDYLEQIEHITVKERVSKDLELSNYLIKHLGTPVYFENLDGYKAVGNLWASRASFAKVLKIEEKDLKLKMLQAIENPKPVK; encoded by the coding sequence ATGTATAAGGATTATTTAGAACAAATAGAACATATAACTGTTAAAGAAAGAGTTAGCAAGGATCTTGAATTGTCAAACTATCTGATAAAACATCTCGGTACTCCCGTTTATTTTGAGAATCTAGATGGATACAAAGCTGTAGGAAATTTGTGGGCGAGCAGAGCAAGTTTTGCAAAGGTTTTGAAAATTGAAGAGAAAGATCTAAAGCTAAAGATGTTGCAGGCAATCGAGAATCCAAAACCGGTAAAGA
- the tgt gene encoding tRNA guanosine(34) transglycosylase Tgt, translating into MFKIIETDSNARLGVLDTPHGIIDTPVFMPVATKGAVKTLNVKELEELNTKVLISNSLHLYLHPGLETIEKHGSLHDFMNFHNSILTDSGGFQIIKTPFFVRASKEGITFRDPKDGSLHLITPEKSAEIQNRLGSDIAMMLDYCVPYGTNIKNIEKSLILNKNWAERFKSSRKGLSFGIVQGSIYEKYRDQSAADLLPLDFDGYAIGGLLIGEPLDIMIKIARYTVSLLPEDKPRYLMGVGSLSEVFNSIESGIDIFDSVFPTRNARHKMAFTSKGILDLRKSNFKDDTKPIDEECDCYACKTYTRSYIYHLFKEKEMLAMRLLTIHNLSFMLNLMNRIRISIKEQEYNKLKNDMLEKYK; encoded by the coding sequence ATGTTCAAGATCATCGAAACCGATTCTAATGCGCGGCTCGGAGTATTAGATACACCTCACGGCATTATAGATACTCCTGTTTTCATGCCGGTAGCTACAAAAGGAGCAGTTAAAACGCTTAACGTCAAAGAACTGGAAGAGCTGAACACTAAGGTATTAATTTCAAACTCTCTGCATTTATACTTGCATCCTGGCTTGGAGACAATCGAAAAGCATGGATCCTTGCATGATTTTATGAATTTTCATAATTCTATATTAACTGACAGTGGCGGGTTTCAGATTATCAAAACCCCATTTTTTGTCAGAGCCTCGAAAGAGGGCATAACGTTCAGAGATCCGAAAGACGGGTCTCTGCATCTTATCACGCCAGAGAAGAGTGCAGAGATACAGAATCGGCTGGGATCGGACATAGCGATGATGCTGGACTATTGTGTTCCTTACGGTACAAATATAAAAAATATTGAAAAGAGTCTTATATTAAATAAAAATTGGGCTGAGAGATTTAAAAGCAGCAGGAAAGGGCTCAGCTTTGGAATAGTTCAGGGATCTATCTATGAGAAATACAGAGATCAAAGTGCTGCAGATCTGTTGCCTCTCGATTTTGATGGATATGCAATAGGTGGTCTTTTAATAGGAGAGCCTTTGGACATAATGATCAAGATTGCAAGGTACACAGTATCATTATTGCCAGAAGATAAACCAAGATACCTGATGGGTGTGGGATCATTATCTGAAGTGTTCAATTCTATAGAGAGTGGCATTGATATATTCGATTCTGTGTTTCCCACTCGCAACGCGAGGCACAAGATGGCGTTTACATCTAAAGGAATATTGGATTTGAGAAAATCAAATTTTAAGGATGATACTAAACCAATTGATGAAGAGTGTGATTGTTATGCATGTAAAACCTATACAAGATCATATATATATCATCTATTCAAAGAAAAAGAGATGCTGGCAATGCGCCTTTTAACGATCCACAATCTCTCTTTCATGCTTAATCTGATGAATAGAATCAGGATCTCGATCAAAGAACAAGAATACAATAAGCTCAAAAATGATATGCTGGAAAAATACAAATGA
- a CDS encoding GNAT family N-acetyltransferase — MQEIKIRNATMRDKPRILEFCKNTWQGMKGLEDTQHDYIAFVYDAWVRKKSMITAEIDHRPVAILNVNPYKDGSAWLEGMRVDPEYRRKGIASMLTSYVLEKYPKVRLSIFDWNEPSKKLAETLGAKMIDTYIFINLDDFKYKTENCKFAKVPERIFALTDYGKKPVFVDWNYFYPDLETIKTLVNKRCILEDYNGFGFVLRSKEDVSLIIDHAVKIDRLVNSFCTRYKNRKKLLILSSAIYDSNNDFPCTKTEKLNIYEISR; from the coding sequence ATGCAAGAGATCAAGATTAGAAATGCAACAATGCGCGATAAGCCACGCATTCTGGAATTTTGTAAAAACACTTGGCAAGGTATGAAAGGATTGGAGGATACTCAGCATGATTATATAGCGTTTGTTTACGATGCTTGGGTCAGAAAAAAATCGATGATTACTGCCGAGATAGATCATAGACCCGTAGCAATATTAAACGTCAATCCCTACAAAGATGGCAGTGCATGGCTGGAGGGCATGAGAGTGGATCCTGAATATAGAAGAAAAGGTATTGCTAGTATGCTCACTTCCTACGTTCTTGAAAAATATCCAAAAGTGAGACTTTCTATTTTTGACTGGAATGAACCGTCCAAGAAACTGGCTGAAACACTGGGTGCAAAAATGATAGATACCTACATTTTCATCAACCTTGACGATTTTAAATATAAAACTGAAAATTGCAAGTTTGCAAAAGTGCCAGAGCGAATATTTGCACTTACTGATTATGGCAAAAAACCGGTTTTTGTAGACTGGAACTATTTTTATCCAGATCTTGAAACAATAAAAACGCTGGTAAATAAAAGATGTATCTTGGAAGATTACAATGGATTTGGATTCGTGCTTAGATCAAAAGAGGACGTTTCACTGATTATCGACCACGCAGTCAAAATTGACAGACTCGTAAACTCATTCTGCACGAGATATAAAAATCGAAAAAAGTTATTGATCTTATCCTCTGCCATATATGATTCTAACAATGATTTTCCTTGCACTAAAACTGAAAAATTGAATATATATGAGATTTCTCGATGA
- a CDS encoding thioesterase family protein, producing the protein MNNFKTKYRVSWVDTDALGIMHFSNYFRACEKVEEEFTNSLGVSFSSSKNISFPRVKATCDFKYPLRFNDIAVIELKIKELGKKHITYHFDIFNETQQKEAARCELTIASINNEFVPIPIPEEYIKLLEKYKI; encoded by the coding sequence ATGAATAACTTCAAGACCAAATACAGGGTTTCATGGGTGGATACGGATGCGCTCGGCATAATGCATTTTTCAAATTATTTTAGAGCTTGTGAGAAAGTAGAAGAAGAGTTTACTAATTCGCTAGGTGTATCATTCAGCAGCTCTAAAAACATATCTTTTCCGAGAGTCAAAGCTACATGCGACTTTAAGTATCCTCTAAGGTTCAACGATATTGCTGTTATAGAACTAAAAATCAAAGAGCTTGGAAAAAAGCATATTACCTACCATTTTGATATATTCAACGAAACACAGCAAAAAGAGGCAGCTAGATGCGAGCTTACAATAGCTTCGATCAATAATGAATTTGTACCGATACCCATTCCGGAAGAATATATAAAATTACTGGAAAAATACAAAATATGA
- a CDS encoding MFS transporter, whose translation MTIKRQVMQIVATTSFFRSFSYGALWSFLMLFLTTKLDVNIAIAGLYMLFAGVTGAVFQVVFGAISDSIGRKKIMILGQAGQGLMFMVMGLALMNKNLYLIISALVVQSISSGAVFSSFNAMIADVLDENERFRGYALQRATANLGWGIGPAISGFLYVLNYYTISFLLVGIMLISLVILINRIPETNKTRYTFRFRDLSNTLLNVKFLLFSIAGFIAFLVFGQLNSTYPIYEETINRISTSIIGLTWALNGFMVGGLQYYIAKFAKVKNAYYFMIFGILIYGAGYFMLSFYSSIIWLFFTMSIISLGEIVYSATVTASAINMAPKKDIGKYTGTYGLFTSIGRAAGPFYGGVIFSITVSSYYRWSMIFVTAAVSSLIYTIIMYMLYERSKS comes from the coding sequence ATGACCATTAAAAGACAAGTAATGCAGATTGTTGCTACAACTAGCTTTTTCAGGTCTTTTTCGTATGGTGCATTATGGTCATTTTTAATGTTATTTCTGACTACCAAGCTTGACGTTAATATTGCCATTGCGGGATTGTACATGCTGTTTGCAGGAGTTACTGGTGCTGTGTTTCAGGTAGTTTTTGGCGCAATCTCAGATTCTATTGGTAGAAAAAAAATCATGATTTTGGGGCAGGCCGGGCAGGGACTGATGTTTATGGTCATGGGCTTGGCGTTAATGAACAAGAACCTGTACTTAATCATCAGTGCACTGGTAGTACAGAGCATATCAAGCGGAGCTGTATTCTCATCGTTCAATGCTATGATTGCAGATGTGCTTGACGAAAACGAGAGGTTCAGAGGCTATGCACTGCAACGTGCTACTGCAAATCTAGGATGGGGAATCGGGCCTGCAATAAGCGGGTTTTTATATGTGCTAAATTATTATACAATCTCTTTTCTATTGGTTGGAATAATGCTTATATCGCTTGTAATATTAATAAACAGAATACCCGAGACCAACAAAACCAGATACACTTTCAGGTTCAGAGATCTCTCCAACACCCTGTTAAATGTGAAGTTTCTATTGTTTAGCATAGCGGGATTTATTGCATTTTTAGTGTTTGGACAGCTGAACAGCACATATCCAATATATGAAGAGACCATCAACAGGATCTCTACGTCAATAATCGGGCTTACATGGGCCTTGAACGGGTTTATGGTGGGAGGATTGCAGTATTATATAGCCAAATTCGCAAAAGTGAAAAACGCATATTATTTCATGATATTTGGCATATTGATTTATGGTGCTGGCTATTTTATGTTATCATTTTATTCTTCTATCATCTGGCTATTTTTCACAATGAGCATTATCTCGCTAGGAGAAATTGTGTATTCTGCAACTGTGACCGCATCAGCAATAAACATGGCACCGAAAAAGGATATTGGAAAATACACGGGTACCTACGGGCTGTTTACCAGCATTGGCAGAGCTGCAGGACCGTTTTATGGTGGTGTGATATTTTCCATAACGGTATCTTCGTATTATAGATGGTCTATGATCTTTGTCACTGCTGCAGTTTCATCATTAATCTACACGATAATAATGTACATGCTATATGAACGCTCAAAATCTTAG
- a CDS encoding DUF2250 domain-containing protein, with the protein MMHLDREIEITDKLLYNVLLHFKKYGTDYAKSLGRDLELNKRDACKILKLLFEKGYLDKRTGGMLKKKDAKLKRRVTTHPHHTYYVLSEKGAMILKQLEEKDHV; encoded by the coding sequence ATGATGCATCTAGATAGAGAAATAGAGATCACTGACAAACTGCTTTACAACGTTTTACTGCACTTTAAAAAGTATGGCACGGATTATGCAAAGTCTCTAGGGCGTGATCTGGAGCTGAACAAGAGAGATGCGTGTAAGATTTTGAAGCTATTGTTTGAAAAAGGATATCTAGACAAGAGAACTGGCGGAATGCTAAAGAAAAAAGATGCAAAATTGAAAAGAAGAGTTACCACCCATCCACATCATACTTACTATGTGCTATCTGAAAAAGGTGCTATGATCTTAAAACAGCTTGAAGAAAAGGATCATGTATGA